The nucleotide window CCCTTTTctctataaaacaaaaatagtttCTTTTCTATGATGAGCTTAACATGTTCATATATGTTATGCAGAAACGGTGAAGCTTATTCCTAAGGAACTGGTCACATACAAAGTCTTTGGGGAGTTTGGAGGTCCACACTATGCCCATTACGACCTAGTGGGTGGTCGATCGGTACGATTTTCTGATTATTCTTCTCTTGAGAAAATATACTCTATATTTGAACATTTTGAAAGATACGAGTAACAATGAGGATATTATATACCTAAAGCGGCATACATACAAGAATGCTATTATAATATACAACAAAGAATCAGCCCATATTTTCGTAGCATATGTATTACATGCACCAAgcttattaaatatataattgatttgaggGCCTCTTGGTGAATAGTCGAGATAACTGTCAGTTGATCATTTGAATTGACAAATCAACTGGTCGACATATAGTTTGAAAATGTTGAAACAAATGCTGTTGGAAATGTTGAGTACCATCATGGTCGTCTCTTGGAAtaacaatatcatcaacataaacaaaatatataaattgattTGTAAAAGAGTGTTTGTAAAACGTCGAATGACCTGCTTTGCTTTGTGTTATTCAAAACTTTTGAAGAACTGCACTAACTTTGTCGGACCATGCTCTAAGACTTTGCTTAAGATTGTAGGAGGCTTTATACAGCCTGTAAACAAAATCGCACAAATCCCCCTGAGCAATAAACCTTGGCGGTGGCTCAATATAAACTTTCTCAATAACATCACCAAACTGAAAAGCATGCTTTATATCTAACTGATGCAGCACATAATTTTTCTATTTGCAGAGTTTCTAACACAAGCAACTTAAGATTTATAAATGTTCTtaaccttttatttttacacACCAATTGCAGGCAGCAGATCAACTATATCCATTTATAATTGAATTCCTCATCAATCATGATGACATGGCTTAATTAATACATTGCTCTTTCAAAATACCATTCTATACATCTAGAATATATCTATATGAAGATCCTCACAGATAGAAAATGTACACAAAAAaaggcaacccggtgcactaaagctcccgcatacgcacgGTCCAGGAAGGGGTACACATGTAATTGTAAATAGAATATACAAGCtcagattctcaaatactctgCACAAATCCTATGATGGTTGCACCAAATCAATCTGATTTTATCAGAGTGTCAAGGAATCATGTATTAGGAATTAGGTTCTCTTTGTAATTAAATTGTAAGGCTTTGCAAACTTAGTTGAGGtgaaattataatataatgaaaatttgttttttttaagtcatTTGTTAACTTTTCAGATACACCAATTATTTTACTTGATCAATTTTTAACCCAAATTTATAAGTGGAATGTATCTTCATTTTACAAGCTGATTTTGTAGGGTTGAATTCTGTTTTACCCAAATTCTAGGATACTAGTATCAAAACTTATCTAAGATTCATTGGGCCTCATTAAATCGAATACctgaaaatgagtttataaatAAGCTACTTTTGTAGGGTTAAGTTAATCTCAAACCAAATTCTaagaaacatttaaaaaatgcTTAAAAATTTAAGTCATCCAAACTTTATTCAAGATTATTAGCAAGGGCAAAGAATACAAATTTCTAAAAAAGTTTTAACCCCACATAAAAGCAGACCAACAATGCTTTCATTACTTCTTTTTTAGTCACCAATTAGGTGCATGCATTTTCCCCAATAAAAGTCATAGATAAAAGCCTAAAACAGCAAAGTGCTAAAAGAAATCATAGTAAGTGCTCCATTACCTCTTTTtgtattcaaatttcaaaacaaagcATGAAATAAAGTAGAAACACACATTGAAGAGCATTCAAACACCAATTTCATGAGGAAagtaaaaagaacaaaaagaataatttgTTCACAAGCAAGACCCACTCTTGAGTATAATTTACAAAAGCATCTTCCAATTTAGAGACCATTACCAAATATAACATGTTTCCAATTCTTCACTAAGCAAGCCAAAagttttaaaagaataaaagatggaaTAAATATTGCATatgaaaaaaaactatacatcattttaaaatgagGGGAAAAAACATTAGGGTTACGCCACTCGAGTCACGGTCGAACCACAACTTCTTGCTTACAGACTGGGCAGAAGTTTTTAAGCACAAGCCATTGTTTTATACACTGAAAGTGATAGCTGTGTTCACAGTGTAATCTACCCAATTCATCATCTGATTCATACTCCTCCTGAACACACAAGAAATAATGTTAACATTATACTATATAGCAAATGAATGATATAAAGTGATGAGATGAATTCTTTTAATATGAAACTTTAATTTGGATTTTGCAAACTCACTTGACAAATGGTGCACTTTTTGTCTATTTGATGCTTTGATGAATCATTTGAAATCAAAAGCTTAATTTTCCTTATGTTGTTTTTCATCTCATCTTCTTTAAGTCCAGTTTTCACATAACCAATTCTCTCTCCCAGCTCAAGCAATTGCTGTTacacaaaaccacaaatttCGATGAACAAACTAAATAGTTCGGTGCATGATGCAAACAGTATGTCAATAGCTCGGGATAAAACAATCGTCACAAAGGGTAGCTCAGTGCATGATGCTCCCACAAGGTAGGATGTGAGGAGGGTAGATGTACGAAGATGGACACCCACGCAGTTACAGATCTCGACCACATGATCTAAATCAATGGTCGGGATCATTTAAAATTAACTTACTACTTGTGTAATCTAAGTCATATGATTTGAAATCAATAGCTAAGATTCCTTACTATGTGGAGGGAATCCGAGTCTGGAGAAATATGTTGTGTTACCTTAGAAAACCAATAGATTGTTTCTAGAATTTGAATTCGTGATCTTTCAAGTCACAAGGTAGCAACTTTAGCATGTGTTGAGGCTCGCACTCGATAATCATGACAATATTAAGTATAAAAAATAGAGGGTATTATTGGGTAAAGAACTCACCTCATATGACATATTATCAACATCAAGTCTCCAGTCTCTAAATTGATCACGTGATCGTCCCCCCATTAGTCTAGCTCCTTTAAATTTCATTATCTTCAAAGCAACAATCAAGCTATTAAATATTACCTCTTGAACGAAAAGAATACAATAAAAATTAGTATTATGTATGTAACACAATGCTCTTAAGCACACATGTTTGTTTGttcaattatataataaatCAGAACTTCCACTAACAAGCCTTAGTTAATCATTCGTACCTCCATAATCCAAAAATAGAGAgaacaaaaaaatgataaacataaatccctaacaaaaaaacaaaaaaaaaaaaaaaaaagaagtatgcAAATATAACTAAAGATATTCTaattttaggttaaataatACCATATACCAATCAGCTAGAAGTTACCAAAAACATCAGCTAGAATGGTGAGCTCAAAATAGTTAAAAAGTCCATAGCACTCAAATTAAAATGACAACTCTTTctgtttttggttttaaatgacataatttttttttttggctttcgcaccggtttccgacccaccaaaggtgggcgactaatccggctcgtgcctagaggcatgcgcactggccaaacGTTGTTCCATGAGAATCAAACCCGATATTCCCCGGATAcatccttggaaggagctccttgccactggggTCCAAGCAACTTTGATGTCACAAATTTATCAGTAAAGCACATAAGATGAATTTCAAATACTCTTATAGCACTACaagaacaacaaccaagccttatcccactaagtaggatcggctacatggatcaaatgacgtcatagtgttctatcaaaaaccatgataaaacactaaagagaaaaattgatacaacatatttaacatatttaatcaaatcaaattcaattacaATGTGTTTCTATGAACCATGCATGATCATGAATGTCAACAAATCATATTCCAAACAACAAATAACCTATAATTATATGAATAACTCATTTTAACTCATCAATTTCTATCACCCTTTTGTCACCGACAACAATGTGTTTCTGTGAACCATGCTTAATCATGAATGTCTCAAACAAAGCAACACGAATTCAGATTGTCCGTGGTCGGCAACCCTACATTCCGCAATAGGCACATCAGTAGTTGTTAGATCGAGATTGCACGGTCCAGAATTCAAATTTggtattttaagttttaaaataaaaaacttaacatCTAGGCCATGTGGTCTTGATCCAACAAACACCGAAATGCCAACTACATGAATGCGAGGAATACCGACTACAGACAATCCGAATTCAAAGAACATGAAAAGAGGATAAGAGTAAAGAACCTACCTCAGCAATACCATCAGAAGAAACATTCGAAGCATTACGATAAAACCCACTATTTCCAAAAGACTCTAATCCAGGACGTGTTGTAAAAATATCAGAATTATCTTCCAAAAATGACAAACTTTCTTGATTTAGGTTTACACTACGCCTTCCAAAAATTGATGAACGCTGCCAAcacatataaaaatttataacatatCTAAAAGAACAAAATAGTAACCAAAACAATCACGAAAACATAAACACACATGAATCAAAAACTATAACCAATCATTAACATATTTGTCATGcacaatataataaaacaaaaaaacaaagctatataattataatagaaATGATACTACATAATTTCAAAGTCTATGATCACTAGACTTATTTTCAAGGGGTCCACAATAAATCAATCAAGAAAATTGTTATTCGTATGACTTTTAGAAATTGGAAGCGTGTACGTATAAGGAGAAAGGTTGTATAGTCGCTAtttctataaaattatttttgttagaaCAGTAAACATCATCGAAAGATTAAACAAATGataaagaaagaacacacatgTGTAACAAGAAATGAAATTTGGCCAATTGTGTCTACTTCTCCGACGGCAGAAGAGCAATTCTTTTTTGTTATGAGTGATAGATTAGGGTTTGTAGTCGCACCTTGTATTTAAATATCATAGTGAAGATTATAATATTACCCCTGACTTTTAcgatataaatttatttattta belongs to Medicago truncatula cultivar Jemalong A17 chromosome 6, MtrunA17r5.0-ANR, whole genome shotgun sequence and includes:
- the LOC11426047 gene encoding uncharacterized protein — encoded protein: MPVIKWRRPRTKLRHPISETDKTSQLSSLIQSTSCKSSISTLFSTFSNTNTSNETTHDSNQNITKKNNKNSKNVNNTNSSFSASTFRSLGCTAGTSQQVSVPAVIRSSADWQGKKNRKKKNRRNKTCHGVDDVDFQDVWCGPGTGFLSDAAADVSVDCVVARKNVSSRGKLDNGERIPHRERSSIFGRRSVNLNQESLSFLEDNSDIFTTRPGLESFGNSGFYRNASNVSSDGIAEIMKFKGARLMGGRSRDQFRDWRLDVDNMSYEQLLELGERIGYVKTGLKEDEMKNNIRKIKLLISNDSSKHQIDKKCTICQEEYESDDELGRLHCEHSYHFQCIKQWLVLKNFCPVCKQEVVVRP